A genomic segment from Sulfitobacter mediterraneus encodes:
- a CDS encoding tripartite tricarboxylate transporter permease, with product MTEALFSALIQVMQFPTVLWLILGVGCGIVVGAIPGLGGGMLISLTIPLTFGMNATDALVMMIGMYVGAVSGGMVSATLLRMPGTPSAVMTTFDGHPMAARGEAGRALGLGVTASLVGGLIAGVFLVVMSPPLAKLALTFGPWEYFSMVLLAMVLIAALSKGSMAKGLLGGALGIAFALPGLNESDGQLRLTFGVDELADGFNLLPVLLGVFVMSQIIRDTAAAATRGAPPIMAKFDKTKLPGLRDLRRHGGNMFRSSVIGTFVGVLPGVGASIASMIAYGTARSFSKTPEKFGTGCEEGIVASESANNSNVGGALVPLITMGIPGSPIDAILLGALVLHQIQPGPLLFVTNGEFVWALMAAYLIANVLMFAMMVLALPALARIVRIKTAYLMPAIFVFCVIGAFGLSNRMFDVYVVIGFGLVGVLLERAKVPVGPFVIGFVLASILEAELRSGLQASGGSYLPMLTRPVSLFFVLSAGVLLALQMIPRRGDKT from the coding sequence ATGACTGAAGCTCTGTTTTCTGCCCTCATACAGGTCATGCAATTTCCAACCGTGCTTTGGCTGATCCTCGGTGTTGGCTGCGGTATCGTGGTTGGTGCTATCCCTGGCCTCGGCGGCGGGATGCTTATCTCGCTGACCATTCCGCTGACATTCGGGATGAACGCGACCGATGCGCTGGTGATGATGATTGGCATGTATGTCGGCGCTGTGTCCGGCGGAATGGTCAGCGCGACCCTGCTGCGCATGCCCGGAACGCCCTCGGCTGTCATGACCACATTTGACGGCCACCCGATGGCGGCCCGCGGCGAAGCGGGCAGAGCCTTGGGTCTTGGCGTCACCGCCTCTTTGGTAGGTGGATTGATCGCAGGTGTTTTTCTGGTTGTCATGTCCCCGCCGCTGGCCAAGCTGGCGCTGACCTTCGGACCCTGGGAATATTTCAGCATGGTGTTGCTGGCGATGGTCCTGATCGCCGCGTTGTCCAAAGGCTCGATGGCAAAAGGCCTGCTTGGCGGCGCGCTTGGCATTGCCTTTGCCCTGCCTGGCCTGAATGAAAGCGATGGTCAATTGCGTTTGACCTTTGGTGTGGATGAGCTTGCGGACGGATTCAACCTATTGCCCGTCCTGCTGGGTGTTTTTGTGATGAGCCAAATCATCAGAGACACCGCAGCCGCTGCCACCCGCGGCGCGCCGCCGATCATGGCAAAGTTTGACAAGACAAAACTGCCGGGCTTGCGCGACTTGCGTCGCCACGGCGGCAATATGTTCCGCTCTTCTGTGATCGGCACCTTTGTCGGTGTTCTGCCCGGCGTTGGCGCCTCCATCGCGTCGATGATCGCCTATGGCACCGCCAGAAGCTTTTCCAAGACCCCCGAAAAGTTCGGCACGGGCTGCGAAGAAGGCATCGTCGCCTCGGAATCGGCCAACAATTCGAACGTTGGCGGGGCCTTGGTTCCGCTGATCACCATGGGCATTCCCGGAAGCCCCATCGATGCGATCCTTCTGGGGGCATTGGTGCTGCACCAAATCCAGCCCGGTCCGCTTTTGTTTGTAACCAACGGTGAGTTTGTCTGGGCCCTGATGGCGGCCTACCTGATCGCCAATGTCTTGATGTTCGCCATGATGGTTCTTGCGCTGCCGGCATTGGCACGGATCGTGCGGATCAAAACCGCCTACCTGATGCCTGCCATCTTTGTGTTCTGCGTCATCGGTGCTTTTGGTCTGTCGAACCGGATGTTTGATGTCTACGTGGTGATCGGGTTTGGCCTCGTTGGGGTCTTGCTCGAACGGGCAAAGGTGCCTGTCGGCCCCTTCGTCATCGGCTTTGTGCTGGCCAGCATTCTGGAAGCAGAGCTGCGGTCCGGCTTGCAGGCCTCTGGCGGGTCTTATCTGCCCATGCTGACCCGGCCTGTCAGCCTTTTCTTTGTGCTTTCTGCCGGGGTTCTGCTGGCCCTGCAAATGATCCCCCGGCGCGGCGACAAAACATGA
- a CDS encoding amidohydrolase family protein: protein MTNRCTETLRLRPDAGACDTHIHFFAAGVKRAKSAQKPLPPPCGRSEYTKVQEALGLSRAILVQPTHYGQDNSVQLGAVAQFDGNARMVAVVSPDVSDAQLHDLHQRGVRGLRYFLLDGGAVTRDGLVQTAQRIAPLGWHIEIQVNGRELPDLVSTLCALPCDVVIAHIGRFLPPVKVTHHAFRTLLTLVDAGAWVKISAPYVNSRSGGPDFEDVAAEARALIAHAPGRMLWASNWPHTNDVPAPSETHLLNLLLDWCNEDPETYNRILCANPAQLYGF, encoded by the coding sequence ATGACGAACCGCTGCACAGAAACACTTCGGCTGCGCCCCGATGCCGGGGCCTGCGACACCCACATCCATTTCTTTGCGGCAGGGGTAAAACGGGCCAAGAGCGCGCAAAAACCGTTGCCCCCACCCTGCGGGCGCAGCGAATATACCAAGGTGCAAGAGGCGTTGGGGCTCAGCCGGGCGATTCTGGTCCAGCCCACACATTACGGGCAAGACAATTCTGTGCAGCTTGGCGCTGTGGCGCAGTTCGACGGCAATGCACGTATGGTGGCGGTGGTTTCCCCCGATGTCTCCGATGCGCAGCTTCACGATCTGCACCAGCGCGGAGTACGCGGCTTGCGCTATTTTTTGCTGGATGGGGGGGCAGTTACCCGCGACGGGCTGGTGCAAACCGCCCAGCGCATCGCACCCTTGGGGTGGCACATTGAGATACAGGTCAACGGGCGCGAACTGCCCGATCTGGTTTCGACACTTTGTGCTCTGCCTTGCGATGTCGTCATCGCACATATCGGCAGGTTCCTCCCTCCTGTCAAAGTCACACATCATGCGTTCCGCACATTGCTCACGCTTGTGGACGCCGGGGCCTGGGTGAAAATCTCGGCGCCCTATGTCAATTCGCGCAGCGGCGGACCGGATTTTGAGGATGTCGCCGCAGAGGCACGTGCCTTGATTGCACATGCGCCCGGCCGGATGCTTTGGGCTTCAAACTGGCCGCATACCAACGATGTCCCCGCCCCGTCAGAAACGCATTTGCTCAACCTTCTGCTGGATTGGTGTAATGAGGATCCGGAGACCTACAACCGGATACTCTGCGCCAACCCCGCGCAGCTTTACGGGTTCTGA
- a CDS encoding UxaA family hydrolase: MTALQDFDGYHRPNGLVGVRNHVLVLSVTGLTTAPARQIGAAVQGCHVVTMPYSTGLIGQDREVHYRALVGLACNPNNGAVLLISDHKPKAETLAQAIKAEGQTVQILTLNEVEQDPVDLVAKGTRMAAQLAKDLSSQRRAPAPVSALRVGLKCGRSDPSSGLIANPSTGAFIDQLIAQGGTAIFGEVVEWIGAEHLLAARAASAEIADRLVTLPAGREASAMTTGLDLMGSNPSPTNIAAGLSSIEEKSLGGISKTGSTPIMGVLDYAETPQGSGLFAMDTPNYAPEHLTALAAAGCQIALFTTGAGNSFVSGLMPTIKICGNKVSCQRLFQQFDVRLDDLIETAAPLPTGSRRIAEATLDVANGQMTWGEILKQGDDVVSRFGAAL, translated from the coding sequence ATGACGGCCCTGCAAGACTTTGATGGATATCACAGGCCCAATGGTTTGGTGGGCGTCCGCAACCATGTTCTTGTGCTGTCCGTGACGGGGCTGACCACCGCCCCCGCCCGGCAGATCGGCGCAGCAGTGCAAGGGTGCCACGTCGTAACGATGCCCTATTCGACCGGATTGATCGGCCAGGACCGAGAAGTACATTACCGCGCCCTTGTCGGCCTGGCCTGCAACCCCAACAATGGCGCCGTTCTCCTGATAAGCGACCACAAGCCCAAAGCGGAAACACTGGCCCAAGCCATCAAGGCAGAAGGTCAAACTGTCCAGATCCTGACCTTGAACGAGGTGGAACAAGACCCCGTCGATCTTGTTGCGAAAGGCACACGCATGGCTGCGCAACTGGCCAAAGACCTGTCCAGCCAGCGCCGCGCACCCGCGCCGGTTTCTGCACTGCGCGTTGGATTGAAATGCGGGCGGTCCGACCCCAGTTCAGGTCTGATCGCCAATCCCAGCACCGGGGCTTTTATCGACCAATTGATTGCACAGGGCGGCACCGCCATCTTTGGCGAGGTCGTTGAATGGATCGGGGCGGAGCATCTCTTGGCAGCGCGGGCCGCGTCAGCAGAAATTGCAGATCGGCTTGTCACCCTCCCCGCAGGGCGCGAAGCCTCTGCCATGACCACCGGTCTCGACCTGATGGGCAGCAATCCCAGCCCCACAAACATCGCCGCAGGGCTTTCCAGCATCGAAGAAAAGTCACTGGGCGGTATTTCAAAGACCGGATCAACCCCGATCATGGGCGTTCTGGACTATGCAGAAACGCCCCAAGGCAGCGGATTGTTCGCCATGGACACGCCAAACTATGCACCCGAACACCTAACCGCGCTGGCCGCTGCCGGGTGCCAAATCGCGCTTTTCACAACGGGTGCGGGGAACAGCTTTGTCAGCGGGCTCATGCCCACGATCAAGATCTGCGGGAACAAGGTGAGTTGTCAGCGACTGTTCCAGCAGTTCGATGTGCGGCTTGACGACTTGATTGAGACAGCAGCCCCCCTGCCGACCGGGTCAAGGCGGATCGCAGAGGCAACCCTTGATGTGGCCAATGGCCAGATGACATGGGGCGAAATATTGAAACAGGGCGATGATGTTGTCAGCCGTTTTGGAGCGGCACTTTGA
- a CDS encoding UxaA family hydrolase, with product MSKASPQKTVPAIVLHPDDTVATLLAGAKTGDNIAIGSHQPLVAKEDIPIYFKLCLSDQKAGSDVIKYGQTIGTAQTAIRKGEKVHIHNMTSKRGRHSGH from the coding sequence TTGAGCAAGGCATCCCCGCAAAAGACCGTCCCCGCCATCGTCCTGCATCCGGACGATACTGTTGCAACACTGCTGGCCGGTGCCAAGACAGGCGACAATATTGCCATTGGGTCTCACCAACCATTGGTCGCTAAAGAGGATATTCCGATCTACTTCAAACTCTGCTTGAGCGATCAGAAGGCCGGTAGCGACGTGATCAAATACGGTCAAACCATTGGCACCGCACAGACTGCCATTCGCAAGGGCGAGAAAGTTCATATCCACAATATGACGTCCAAGCGCGGCCGTCACTCTGGGCACTGA
- a CDS encoding MFS transporter — MTKTKSAGGLSIGRKMAYGAAELNVGLAFIAINSWLLYFFVNIAAIPPFLAGIAFLTGRLFDAVMDPVIGRWSDRMRHAVGRKPAIKWALLPGALSYVAIWALPVLVDGTAAKFVLATLGFMTFSLFFTMISIPRLALVPDLEPTYHGRTKLLSVNFMFNFLAVLIAIAVTPGLVLALGQATDLAASPASAWITVATVFAAVGAVSLVPFLWAIPDAKTGADALPSKPFWAEVKSLFRTPGYTRIVLILLLSVLGTLIVQSMVPFYLESVIGVPGPAQGPILGAIFLLSILSFPLWAFVGGKIGKHRGLIAGFVVYGVFLAMIPFIPRDGVTPTLMIAAAISGIGISAINLFPWAMLPDAVDMDAQTHGAKREGLVSSVFVFAQKIAGSLAIFWNAMMLSVFDHQAGQVVQSEGTLTAFVWMTGPIPLAIFLVAMVLTFGYPITRAVQQGLRTNTAQPQDGEA; from the coding sequence ATGACCAAGACCAAATCCGCAGGAGGGTTGTCGATTGGCCGCAAAATGGCCTATGGCGCAGCCGAATTGAACGTCGGCCTCGCCTTTATCGCGATCAACTCATGGCTGCTGTATTTCTTTGTGAACATCGCGGCGATCCCGCCATTTCTGGCAGGTATCGCCTTTCTGACGGGGCGCCTGTTTGATGCGGTGATGGATCCGGTGATCGGGCGTTGGTCGGACCGGATGCGCCATGCTGTCGGCCGGAAACCGGCGATCAAATGGGCCCTGTTGCCCGGTGCGCTCAGCTATGTTGCGATCTGGGCACTGCCTGTTTTGGTCGACGGCACAGCCGCCAAATTCGTTCTGGCGACTTTAGGTTTCATGACTTTCTCGTTGTTCTTTACCATGATCTCGATCCCGCGCCTGGCCTTGGTGCCGGATCTCGAACCGACCTACCATGGCCGTACCAAGCTGTTGTCGGTCAATTTCATGTTCAACTTCCTCGCCGTGCTGATCGCCATCGCTGTCACGCCCGGCTTGGTGCTGGCACTTGGGCAGGCCACTGATCTGGCTGCATCCCCCGCATCAGCTTGGATCACGGTTGCCACTGTGTTCGCGGCGGTAGGCGCGGTCTCATTGGTCCCCTTCCTTTGGGCCATTCCCGATGCAAAGACCGGAGCGGATGCCCTGCCGAGCAAGCCGTTTTGGGCTGAGGTCAAAAGCCTGTTCCGAACGCCGGGTTATACCCGCATCGTGTTGATTTTGCTTTTGTCAGTGCTGGGCACGTTGATTGTGCAATCCATGGTGCCGTTCTATCTCGAAAGCGTGATCGGCGTGCCGGGCCCGGCACAGGGGCCGATCCTGGGGGCGATCTTTCTGTTGTCGATCCTGTCCTTCCCGCTCTGGGCCTTTGTCGGCGGCAAGATCGGCAAACACCGCGGCTTGATCGCAGGTTTCGTGGTCTATGGCGTGTTCCTTGCCATGATCCCCTTCATCCCAAGGGACGGGGTGACGCCCACGCTTATGATTGCTGCCGCGATCTCTGGCATCGGGATCTCTGCCATCAATCTGTTTCCTTGGGCGATGCTGCCTGACGCCGTGGACATGGACGCGCAGACGCACGGGGCCAAACGCGAGGGGCTGGTGTCGTCGGTCTTTGTTTTTGCGCAAAAGATCGCCGGATCGCTGGCGATCTTCTGGAATGCCATGATGTTGTCGGTCTTTGATCATCAAGCCGGGCAAGTTGTCCAAAGTGAGGGCACGTTGACCGCCTTTGTCTGGATGACCGGCCCGATCCCGCTGGCGATCTTTCTTGTCGCGATGGTTCTGACCTTTGGATATCCGATCACCCGCGCTGTGCAACAAGGCCTGCGAACAAATACGGCCCAGCCTCAGGACGGAGAGGCATGA
- a CDS encoding alpha/beta hydrolase translates to MMAQAHTTARDLAAKIATCETDIEVGGDLVHVWVKRAQDVSGKQPAIVLAHGFSGVIHEPLLRYGDHFAAAGLTVVLFDYRTFGRSGGLPRQWMDIPRQQEEWRAVIDWTRARDDVDPARVAIWGSSFSGGHVMDIARTAPVAAAIAQAPFADGRQNTGDPKTAFRLFIAALRDRWREKRGKYPYYVGATGHPGTLCAMTTPDAIQPDWWQKDQGSTMENRITPRVFLQMLKWRPGTTTAEIPCPLLVQIATKDAVTPPEPARAAAANAPKGRHIDYPIEHFEIYHGAPFKAAIADQIAFLQSALNMETANVNA, encoded by the coding sequence ATGATGGCGCAAGCTCACACCACTGCCAGAGATCTGGCGGCAAAGATTGCCACCTGCGAGACCGACATCGAGGTGGGCGGCGATCTTGTACATGTCTGGGTCAAACGGGCACAAGACGTATCTGGCAAACAGCCAGCCATCGTTCTGGCGCATGGATTTTCTGGGGTGATCCATGAACCGCTTTTGCGGTATGGCGATCATTTCGCCGCAGCCGGATTGACCGTGGTTTTGTTTGACTACCGCACCTTTGGCAGATCCGGTGGCCTGCCCCGTCAGTGGATGGATATTCCAAGACAGCAAGAGGAATGGCGTGCGGTGATTGACTGGACCCGCGCCCGCGACGATGTGGATCCCGCGCGTGTGGCGATTTGGGGGTCGTCCTTTTCCGGCGGTCACGTCATGGATATTGCCCGCACCGCGCCCGTGGCGGCCGCCATCGCCCAAGCGCCCTTTGCCGACGGACGCCAAAACACGGGCGATCCCAAAACCGCGTTTCGCCTATTCATCGCCGCGCTGCGGGACCGCTGGCGCGAAAAACGTGGCAAATATCCTTATTACGTCGGCGCAACAGGCCATCCCGGCACACTCTGCGCCATGACAACGCCCGACGCCATTCAGCCCGATTGGTGGCAAAAGGATCAAGGCTCTACCATGGAAAACCGGATCACCCCGCGCGTCTTTCTGCAGATGCTGAAATGGCGGCCCGGCACGACCACTGCCGAAATTCCCTGCCCATTACTGGTGCAAATCGCAACCAAGGATGCCGTGACGCCCCCCGAACCGGCCCGCGCCGCGGCGGCAAACGCGCCCAAGGGGAGACATATCGACTATCCGATTGAACATTTCGAAATTTATCACGGTGCGCCCTTCAAAGCCGCGATCGCCGATCAGATTGCATTTTTGCAAAGCGCCCTGAACATGGAGACCGCCAATGTCAACGCTTGA
- a CDS encoding SDR family oxidoreductase — translation MSTLENRVILITGPARNVGRAMARAMHAEGAHIVLAGLEPELLQALKNELGGLTMAVDMDVTDDASVKTAFEAAAQEFGRIDAVVSNAGIMGTGSVEAAPPATMERMVSVNLTGTYRVAHVALPYLMMSRGYFLSVCSTAAVAHSPLQGQYCAAKAGVWALMDCMRQEVRHRGVDVGALCPSFVVPDPDEIRPVDQVMVHLWGEPNLGGKQSVSARDVAQVAVGMVKKREREAVAPRRMNYVIRWPRFVQRMLERAYKDENIEAAMTASRKLAEQGRIVSTDLGHEDDGALDKAG, via the coding sequence ATGTCAACGCTTGAGAACCGCGTCATTCTGATCACCGGTCCGGCCCGCAATGTGGGCCGTGCGATGGCCCGCGCCATGCACGCAGAAGGCGCGCATATCGTTCTGGCCGGTCTTGAACCTGAACTGTTGCAGGCACTTAAGAACGAACTCGGCGGGCTCACGATGGCCGTGGATATGGACGTGACCGACGATGCCTCTGTCAAGACAGCGTTTGAAGCCGCAGCACAGGAGTTTGGTCGCATCGATGCGGTGGTGTCAAATGCCGGCATCATGGGCACCGGCAGCGTTGAAGCTGCGCCGCCAGCGACGATGGAACGTATGGTTTCCGTCAATCTCACCGGCACTTACCGCGTCGCCCATGTCGCCCTGCCCTACCTGATGATGAGCCGGGGGTATTTCCTATCTGTTTGTTCAACCGCTGCAGTCGCCCATTCGCCGCTGCAGGGCCAATATTGCGCAGCCAAAGCAGGCGTCTGGGCGCTTATGGATTGCATGCGCCAGGAAGTGCGGCACCGGGGCGTTGATGTAGGCGCGCTCTGCCCCAGCTTTGTCGTGCCCGACCCTGACGAAATTCGTCCGGTGGATCAGGTCATGGTGCATCTTTGGGGCGAGCCGAACCTTGGCGGCAAACAATCCGTTTCTGCCCGTGACGTGGCACAGGTGGCCGTGGGAATGGTGAAGAAACGGGAACGCGAAGCCGTTGCGCCGCGCCGGATGAACTATGTCATTCGCTGGCCCCGCTTTGTGCAGAGAATGCTGGAACGCGCCTATAAGGATGAAAACATCGAGGCCGCAATGACAGCCTCGCGCAAGCTGGCGGAACAGGGACGTATCGTATCTACGGATCTGGGTCACGAGGATGACGGAGCGCTCGACAAGGCGGGTTAG
- a CDS encoding TetR/AcrR family transcriptional regulator, whose translation MTDETKTAKPPRRRGRKPNSNINRSSILDAAIMLALENGPEALSTVRIARAMDIVQSGFYAHFKNMDDCISALALRIEASVRAPIAERMAALRQSNPSDAATLTPYYEGLFDLIEDTGPLMELFLRYRQDRSPLGAVLDQGEAALVEDLTDHLDAIMPADAGAPALAHRSAKDRRQACFVMAHFLVRQTFEGVRMWREGQLARTAAARLLAEQTAVFGVSAAAAGMFARQVDQA comes from the coding sequence ATGACTGACGAAACCAAGACCGCCAAGCCGCCGCGGCGCAGAGGGCGCAAACCCAATTCCAACATCAATCGCAGCAGTATTCTGGACGCTGCGATCATGCTGGCGCTTGAGAATGGGCCAGAGGCCCTCTCGACGGTGCGCATTGCGCGGGCGATGGATATTGTGCAGTCCGGTTTTTACGCGCATTTCAAGAACATGGACGACTGTATCTCGGCCCTTGCGCTGCGGATCGAAGCATCGGTTCGGGCGCCCATTGCAGAACGAATGGCGGCGCTGCGGCAGTCCAACCCAAGTGATGCAGCGACGTTGACCCCCTATTACGAGGGGCTGTTCGATCTGATCGAAGACACCGGCCCACTGATGGAATTGTTCCTGCGCTACCGGCAGGATCGCAGCCCGTTGGGCGCGGTGCTGGATCAAGGTGAGGCGGCGCTGGTGGAGGATCTTACCGATCACCTGGATGCAATCATGCCAGCGGATGCAGGTGCCCCGGCGCTGGCCCATCGCAGTGCAAAAGACCGGCGTCAGGCTTGCTTCGTCATGGCGCATTTTCTTGTGCGCCAGACATTTGAGGGGGTCCGCATGTGGCGGGAAGGGCAACTGGCCCGCACCGCCGCGGCCCGGCTTTTGGCCGAACAGACTGCGGTGTTTGGTGTCAGTGCCGCAGCCGCAGGGATGTTTGCCCGGCAGGTTGATCAAGCCTAG
- a CDS encoding tetratricopeptide repeat protein: MLTDSYGNQITVTSQAALDQYDLGVRQFLAADFGAAEAFQTAVDQDEGFALGHVGLARALMMSGQMPAAKAAMARAQTLAARLDTRQRQHVECFALLFAGQPHKARAMVKSHVRAYPRDALAAQLCANVFGLIGFSGEVGREAELLAYTSALLPHYGEDWWMMSMHALSLCETGQIDASMQLMDKSLALNARNANAAHFKSHAQYEAGDAAAGRRYLADWLVDYDDRAVLHGHLSWHAALWALHDGDAEGMWAAIDAGVGPQAAKGLPINVLTDTAAIFYRAELAGLPVAPKRWSELSEYATQFFPETGQSFADMHAALAHAMAGNADRLAYICDTAKGFAGDLVQPVARAWGAIARQDWQAALEELVMVMGTTERLGGSRAQRDLLELTYANVLLKLGLTEEARRSLTTRRPVLAAAPPIAGFGA, encoded by the coding sequence ATGTTGACCGATAGCTATGGCAACCAAATTACGGTCACGTCCCAAGCGGCACTGGATCAATACGACCTGGGTGTCAGACAGTTCCTGGCGGCAGATTTTGGCGCGGCAGAGGCGTTTCAAACGGCCGTTGATCAGGATGAAGGTTTTGCGCTTGGGCATGTGGGGCTGGCGCGGGCGTTGATGATGTCCGGCCAAATGCCAGCGGCCAAGGCCGCGATGGCCCGCGCCCAAACTCTCGCGGCCAGACTGGATACACGGCAGCGCCAGCATGTCGAGTGCTTTGCCCTGCTGTTTGCGGGCCAACCGCACAAAGCCCGCGCAATGGTGAAGAGCCATGTGCGCGCCTATCCACGGGATGCGCTTGCAGCCCAGCTTTGCGCGAATGTGTTCGGATTGATCGGGTTTTCTGGCGAAGTGGGTCGCGAGGCCGAATTGCTGGCCTATACCTCGGCCCTCTTGCCGCACTATGGCGAGGATTGGTGGATGATGTCGATGCATGCGCTGTCCCTCTGTGAGACCGGTCAGATCGACGCATCGATGCAGTTGATGGACAAATCGCTGGCCTTGAATGCGCGCAATGCCAATGCGGCCCATTTCAAATCACACGCGCAATATGAGGCCGGAGATGCGGCGGCGGGGCGTCGGTATCTGGCCGATTGGCTTGTGGATTATGACGACCGCGCCGTGCTGCATGGGCACCTGAGCTGGCATGCAGCACTTTGGGCGCTTCATGACGGCGATGCGGAGGGCATGTGGGCGGCGATTGATGCTGGCGTCGGTCCGCAGGCGGCGAAGGGCCTGCCGATCAATGTGCTGACGGATACCGCCGCGATCTTTTACCGGGCCGAACTTGCGGGCCTGCCCGTTGCCCCGAAACGCTGGTCGGAATTGAGTGAGTATGCCACACAATTTTTCCCCGAAACCGGCCAAAGCTTCGCCGATATGCATGCGGCCTTGGCCCATGCCATGGCGGGGAACGCAGATCGTCTGGCCTATATCTGCGACACTGCCAAGGGCTTTGCCGGCGATCTTGTACAGCCTGTCGCGCGGGCATGGGGGGCAATTGCGCGTCAGGATTGGCAGGCGGCGTTGGAGGAGCTGGTCATGGTTATGGGAACAACGGAGCGGCTTGGCGGCAGCCGCGCCCAACGTGATCTGCTGGAACTGACCTACGCCAATGTCCTGCTCAAGCTTGGCCTGACCGAAGAGGCACGGCGCAGCTTGACCACGCGCAGGCCGGTGCTGGCCGCTGCCCCGCCGATTGCAGGCTTTGGGGCGTAA
- a CDS encoding ABC transporter substrate-binding protein: MSKALSRLGCAVSFAVAGLTGMAAAQETVLEVSATQPEYFAQDRAIWDLYEEENPGVKIELFAINEDTEAAFQARVAAGDPPDIRGLTFPTQDNYKTYLNLMEIDFPWWDKANYDARQIFEKTHGVKGYAPAFNVQGGLFLNMIYYADEMKLAGLDPKSVKSVDDLRALLEELKVYVEGRDDLEYVLDIGWHPRFWGRWMLEAWAVGLGASKEDVRDLWTGKIAWTDEANNPLVPALKLAKEFTEKGYFPNNWWNRAWEQEFEASFITGKSILAVHGPWLWNKVMAQNPDVELDGIFFPPNADGVVWQDATTADRGSALYAANKDDPNFDAAKKAFYWWTSPEIVKLRAEAVGYVPAMDLSEQGGVELQNPQYLKLVGPSLDAGEITFDSSLGGQAAAGPMQKSGTPFVIEDNVMASEIGDYVSGEQSLADLLALMQERWDQAYGQ; this comes from the coding sequence ATGTCAAAGGCACTATCAAGATTGGGCTGCGCGGTCAGTTTCGCGGTTGCAGGCCTGACCGGAATGGCCGCTGCACAAGAGACCGTGCTGGAAGTTTCGGCCACTCAACCAGAGTATTTTGCCCAGGATCGGGCGATCTGGGATCTCTACGAGGAAGAAAATCCCGGCGTAAAGATCGAGCTGTTTGCAATCAACGAAGACACCGAAGCAGCCTTTCAAGCGCGTGTAGCCGCTGGCGATCCACCCGACATTCGCGGCCTGACATTTCCTACACAAGACAATTACAAGACATACCTGAACCTCATGGAAATTGATTTTCCGTGGTGGGACAAGGCCAACTACGACGCCCGCCAGATCTTTGAAAAAACCCATGGCGTAAAAGGCTATGCCCCCGCATTCAACGTGCAGGGTGGCTTGTTCCTGAACATGATCTACTACGCCGACGAGATGAAGTTGGCCGGACTTGACCCTAAATCAGTGAAATCCGTCGATGACTTGCGGGCGCTTCTCGAAGAACTCAAGGTCTACGTCGAGGGCCGCGACGATCTGGAATATGTTCTTGATATCGGTTGGCATCCACGTTTCTGGGGCCGCTGGATGTTGGAAGCATGGGCCGTTGGCCTCGGCGCCTCCAAAGAAGATGTGCGCGATTTGTGGACCGGCAAAATTGCCTGGACCGATGAGGCGAACAACCCATTGGTGCCGGCCCTGAAACTGGCCAAAGAGTTCACCGAAAAGGGTTATTTCCCGAACAACTGGTGGAATCGCGCATGGGAGCAGGAGTTTGAAGCCAGCTTTATCACCGGCAAATCCATCCTTGCTGTCCACGGACCTTGGCTTTGGAACAAGGTGATGGCGCAGAATCCCGATGTGGAACTTGACGGCATCTTTTTCCCGCCAAATGCCGATGGCGTCGTGTGGCAGGATGCAACAACCGCTGATCGTGGCTCTGCCCTTTATGCGGCCAACAAAGACGATCCGAACTTTGACGCGGCGAAGAAGGCATTTTACTGGTGGACCTCCCCGGAGATCGTCAAACTGCGCGCCGAAGCTGTTGGCTATGTCCCCGCCATGGATCTGTCCGAACAGGGCGGTGTGGAATTGCAAAACCCGCAATATCTCAAGCTGGTCGGGCCATCCCTTGACGCAGGCGAGATCACTTTTGACAGCTCCCTTGGTGGTCAGGCTGCGGCCGGTCCGATGCAAAAAAGTGGCACACCTTTCGTGATCGAAGATAACGTGATGGCATCTGAAATCGGTGATTACGTTTCCGGTGAACAAAGCCTCGCTGATTTGCTTGCTCTGATGCAGGAACGTTGGGACCAAGCTTACGGGCAATAG